Proteins from a single region of Limosilactobacillus fermentum:
- a CDS encoding alpha/beta fold hydrolase, whose product MGTVIILPELGQATAAWQDLVVGHRQKQVVDYEPLLEGAPEFEELSAQITALVRAAEQPVTLVGNGFGALVGLRVAASQSGRIDRLLLVAPNYHLTADLTVRALPSLFTPKPVKQLLRSLNGTTLAKWLTTVQCRVSVIASDRDRVARDLDLRLVDSHFVPVSLRKGLSEETLAAIEDELA is encoded by the coding sequence ATGGGAACTGTAATTATTTTACCGGAGCTGGGGCAGGCCACGGCGGCCTGGCAGGACTTAGTGGTGGGCCACCGCCAAAAGCAGGTGGTTGATTACGAACCGCTCTTAGAAGGGGCGCCGGAATTTGAAGAACTAAGTGCCCAAATAACGGCGCTGGTGCGCGCGGCCGAACAGCCGGTCACCTTGGTGGGCAACGGCTTTGGGGCATTGGTGGGTCTGCGGGTAGCCGCTAGCCAATCGGGGCGCATTGACCGCCTCTTGTTGGTGGCCCCCAACTACCACTTAACGGCCGACCTGACCGTCAGGGCGCTGCCATCGTTATTTACCCCCAAACCGGTCAAACAGCTCCTACGCTCCTTAAACGGGACCACCCTAGCCAAGTGGTTAACCACCGTCCAGTGCCGGGTGAGCGTGATCGCCAGCGACCGCGACCGGGTGGCCAGGGACCTCGACTTACGGTTAGTCGACAGCCACTTTGTTCCCGTTAGCTTGCGCAAGGGGCTCAGTGAAGAGACCCTGGCGGCGATTGAAGATGAGTTGGCCTAG